A stretch of the Theropithecus gelada isolate Dixy chromosome 7a, Tgel_1.0, whole genome shotgun sequence genome encodes the following:
- the INAFM2 gene encoding putative transmembrane protein INAFM2, whose product MKERDAAPAERGKPATYTGDKKAKMAAKTNKKWVRLATVFAYVLSVSLAAIVLAVYYSLIWQPVGAGTSGGAAGPPPGGSNATGPSGTSGAAAAGPNTTGSSRREAPRDAPPLQAARPAPPEPPADSSLAGPLERPRGPDEDEEEAVAAPGSR is encoded by the coding sequence ATGAAGGAGCGCGACGCGGCCCCGGCCGAGCGGGGCAAGCCGGCCACCTACACCGGGGACAAGAAGGCGAAGATGGCGGCCAAGACCAACAAGAAGTGGGTCCGGCTCGCCACCGTGTTCGCCTACGTGCTCTCCGTGTCGCTGGCCGCCATCGTGCTCGCCGTCTACTACAGCCTCATCTGGCAGCCGGTGGGCGCCGGGACCTCGGGGGGAGCCGCTGGCCCGCCCCCCGGCGGCTCCAACGCCACCGGCCCGTCTGGGACttcgggggcggcggcggcggggcccAACACCACCGGGTCGTCCCGCCGCGAGGCGCCGCGCGACGCTCCCCCACTGCAGGCGGCGCGGCCGGCGCCTCCGGAGCCCCCTGCGGACAGCTCCCTGGCCGGGCCGCTCGAGCGGCCTCGGGGGCCGGACGAGGACGAGGAGGAAGCGGTGGCGGCGCCCGGGAGTCGTTGA